The following is a genomic window from Manihot esculenta cultivar AM560-2 chromosome 9, M.esculenta_v8, whole genome shotgun sequence.
AGTTCGGGCTGATTTCTGATTCGGGGCCAGCCTTGTAGGAGAAAAGCCACCAGCATTTGAATGATGACTCGTGAGTCTCAAGGGACCCATAAGCAATAGTCAGAATTATAACACATAAAGAACACTTGATGGTGGTTAAGTAAGTAAGGTCATAGACAAGGCAACATCTGTGAATTGATTTCTAGGTCGGCAGGGAACCACAAAACATGGCTGTGATCTTCATGATACGGTTTTGTCTTGGTGGTTTCTAAAACTTTTCTAGTTTTTGGTAAGGaaatatgaaagttttatggtcTGATTTGGGACGTAACCACCAGGCTTGACAGCGAAAAGAAAAAGATGAATGAGcatggaaaaaggaagataAATTGAGAGATGTTGGAAAGTGAGAAGGACTAGACACAAATGGTAAACAAAAGTGTACGTCGGCAAACAAATGGATGCCAAAATTGGAATCTTTACAACCCCAGTTGACTACTTTTGCATGAACACAATGAAAGAAGTGAGACTTTATGTGTTATGTGCACTGCTCTTGtttaccatatatatatatataaaagccaTCAGCCACTCCTCAATCTTCACTCTTCACTCTTCACTCTTCacttcactctctctctctcccttttGAGAATTTTCAGGTTGAGTTTAATGGCATTGCCTTTGCCTGCTCTCAAAGCACAGCTCAGTAACTTTATCCAATCCATGTTTGACGAGGTATATATATGTGTACACGTTTgcgcattttcttttttttttttaaatatttgggTTTTTTTAGGGtttttgtttatatttattGTAGGGATTGTTGGATGGCCAGTTTGCTCAAATCCAAGCCTTGCAAGATGAAGCTAATCCCAATTTTATTGCTGAAGTGATCACTTCCTTCTGCACAGATGCTGAGAGAATCATAACAGAATTGAATAACTATATGTAATCTCAAAAACTTgatgtgcatattagggttttgttttaTTTGAACTTTGAAGTGCATGCATATACATATTAGGGTTTTAGAGTTTTACTAACCATttactagttttttttttccttaattcTTGATATGTATATTATTTGAATTGCTTGTAGGACTCAACCAAATGTGGACTTCTCCAAGTTGGAATCATGTGTTCATCAGCTAAAAGGAAGTAGCTCAAggtaattcattaattaattagtgaatGAACTAAACAGGTTCATCATTTGCTTTATATCATCTCTTGAATTTAATtggcattaatttttttttaaaaaaaatttatcttgTTTGATCTCCCAGCATTGGAGCACAACGACTGAAACTTGCTTGTGCAGATCTTCAGCAGGCTTTCAATGAAAAAGACAAAGGAAGGTGCCTGCAAGCTTTAAACATAATCACACGTGAATATTGCAATCTTGGACGGAAATTTAAGACCTTAATTCaggtaataatttttatttttcattaattattacaTTTTTGAAAGAGAAGATGGCTTTGGTATGATAATAACAGCTTCTCTTTTAAAATGGGGCAAGGTGTACATAAATCAATATGCAgactattttttgaatttttaattaaaaacttatttttttattgacaagtaaacaaaattttcatagatattactattttttttaaggaatagcaataaaaaggaaaaattttcTGGAAAATGTTGAATGGTGGATTTGGGATATTACATACTTTTCGGTTGTCTGAGAGGGCATTATTAGTGTCTCACCTGTTACCCAACACAATTaactttaaaaacataagaaaTTATTGGTCCTGAAGCTCAAGCAGCAATGAGACCCACCTGTGGATCCTACTGTTTGGATCAATCAGTATGTCGCTTGGGGAGCTGCCTAATAATTTTCCCAGAAAAGAAAATCTGTCAATTTCTTGCTGCAACATCTGTTTCTTTTAGTCCAAATCATGCAATTCCCGGTGGCAATATCACTGGCAACACAATTTTTCATGACAATCATCTTAATGTGTGTTGATTCCATGATGGGTTTGGTTTTTCAGCTGGAGAAAAGAATCTTGGCCAATGAGAGCAACCAACAGCAACAAGATGGTTACAATATCACTGGATCTACATAAGGAATCTCACAAGCCATTTCATATTTGTAGTTATAAACTTCTTCTAATTTATCTACATGTGTGTGTTGTTCATGGCTTGAAATTTTGATTGTGTTAATCTTACAATAAACATCACCAACTGTTATCTTAAATTCTTGTTCTTTCTGATGGTGAATTATGATGTCTGTCTATTACATGAGTTGCTAAAAACTAAGACTTTACAGAGAATGTCACTAAACCCAGTTCTGTTCTGAAGAGCCCATTTAATTATGTTAGACGTGGAATGATCTATGAATGATTTTATAGTTATAACAAGctgtggaattttttttttttttttttttgaaatatcattctaattttatttcgactttaaaaaaaaacatggaATTAAGTAAACTCGTAATAGAAAACTTATTATAAAATAAGGGCTAAAcgaaaatttcatttaaaatgaTACATTTTGTAGGAATTTATTTTTCGAAAGAttctaattttttgaaaataacttttacttaatttagaataattcattttggtaaaaaaatattggaataaaattttataaaatcttgCATAACTTTGAATTAAATTGTTGATTTTAAGAAAAGATTAAGGTTAAAAAAAtggattcttttatttttttaaaaaaaatcaattaaattaaattttagcaaaatttttacacttttatttaaaataaaaagtttcacaaaatttcaatttaatttctttatttttactactaattttttttatttaaaataaaaaaaaaaacttttttttaatttataaaatttttatttttttggaaaaaatatgCATAATTTCATTTGagaatttttcttataaaatcaaTCATGCCATGccaaatgaaaaatgaaaaaataagtgGTAGAAAAAGGATGGATAAATTCATCAGCAACAGCAAACTCTAGCGTGGTTTGACCTTTCTGAAAAGTCACAAACAAAAATGCGACCGAGGCAGGAACGTTGACATTATGACTCGACAGAGGTAAAATCACTTAGTCTACCTCAGCACCAAAGTCTTGATTCTTGACAACCATGATAGATGGTTGTGCGCATGAAACTAGAAATTTTTCAAGGTAGTGGATCAAAAAGCAATCTAGCAATTATGCAAAGTAGAAGTATGCAGCTTAGGTGATGATTCCTGGGGACATAAAGAAAATACTAACTATTTACATTCGCTAGAGTTATCCACTAGGCTAAAAGCATTACAAGGAAAATTTAGATGTAAGAAGTCCCATCACCATTGGGGATGCCTATTGTGAATTGAGCTGTAGGTGATGCAAGACCAGCGATCTGCCTGTAGGAAGACGGAGTAGGAGATCTTCTTGGAGATAGGTTAACAAATTCTAAAGCTTGTAGCCTAACTTCTACTGGGTAGTCAGCCACACACCCGATTCTCGGCCCAGCTCCGGTTGACCACTTGAGAGAGAGTTGGTGACCCAATTGGTAAGATTTTGCTGCCTTCTTAGAATTGATTCTGTGCAAGATTGCATTCTTTGGTACTTCGGCTCTAGGGCTTTGAAGACCACCAGACAAAGTCCTTGTGTATTCACCTCTGCTTTTAGTTTGTGCAACTTCTGATGGTTCTGAGGTGGAATCCCTCTCTTCATTGAGAATGTCAAGTTTGGGAGGCTCCGATCTGCTTAACACTTCAATCATTGTCTCACTTGTGCTGAATTTGCCATCATCATAGACATCAGAATCTTCACTGGCCTTGTTTATCTGAAAACAAGAGATGCGAATGCATAACATCAGGAAAATGTTAGTGGGTTACATTGTTCAGACCACTATCAGGAAAAAGCCACTGAGGTAAATTCAAAAGCCTACAGTCCAAGCCCCACAAAGATGACCAAACAGGATCTGACCAATCAGCTAATACAAGCAGTGGAACATCAGCTTGTGGAACATACTGATGTTCCACTAGCCAGAAGTTTCCCTCTTTTTCTCATGTCCTCACATTTAAGAGACTaaagagagacaagataactaCCTGGACTTCATCAAGGTTCACACCATTGTCCTGGAGAAGGGATAAAAAGCTTTCAAAGCTATCTTCTGTTGGCCGGTAGTGTCCACTATATGGAGAAATGGACTGCAAAATCAAAAGCATCAAAGACAGATGCCACAGATCATAAGACTGTAAAGAACTATTTACTGGAATGCACACACGAGCATGAGGTGAACCATCAGATCCTCTATATGGGGGCATCCCCTTCAAACACAAATTCCAGTGAGTTTGGCAGAGCAATGAAATGAATTTGTTCAACTTAAAATTTAAGCATTTGGATATCTAAGACACATTCTCATATGGTGATTCTTTTCTGATGGGTGCCCAGTGCTCCCTCAATACAAACAATTGTTAGTAATGAAACATAAGACGACTACTGATCTAATTGTGAGCATGCAAGAATACAGACAGATCATGGACATTTCAATAAGCAAGAGTACAGACAGATCATGGAAATTTCTGTGCCTCTGTTTTAGGTCATGCATTGTTCAAGTTCCTAAAAAGGTGCCAACTGCCAAGCACATTCATATTCAGTCTAAAGAGGGAATACAATCACTACTGCAGCAATAGatataattgaatttttctCAAAACATTTGAAATGTGCAAAAAGCATGACAAATAAACCATGAGCTATCTTTGGCACTAAAATTTGTTATTATCCAAAAAACCCACAACAGCCTTCCAATATGTATCAGTATCATTCTGCAGGCTCTGGGGCAAAGGCTAAGATGGCACTACACTATCTCAAACAAAGCACCCTGAGATTCTGAACACACATAACAGAGTTTGGATTTGTTATCAACTCCTGGTAAGGATTAATTTGATATGTGGAAATATTATGAAAATTGGTTAACAAATTCAAGAATCAATTAAACAACAGCAATATGAACTAGTTAAATATGAGGTAATACAAAGTTCTTAGAAGGATAGCCTGAACAATAGGTCTTCCATGGGATTCTGAAAGTAGAGAAAAATATTGATCCATGTGATACTggaatcattaaaattaaagaaattaatttccCTACGGTACTGCCACAGAATTTTCACCTAAGCATAAAAACTGATGATCATATACCTTAAGAGTTCCATTCTCTACAGTTAATCTTCCAGCAGCTAATGTCACTCCTCCGGCCAAGAAGCTTGAATGATGGAAAATTCCTTTCTTTTTCTGAAAGGCATTGACAATGTGTCAAATTTTCAGAAGTAAAAGCAAtgaaatcaaaagaaaaaagtATGCTGAGTAGTGCTTCTGCTCAATAGTCTCTTACCTCACCAGCATACAGCCTCTTAGAGGTGCTCATAACAAATATCCACTTGGCTCCCATTGGTCCATTGGATGTGTCAAGGAGGATCCCAGTTTGTTTATGTGTAATTTTTCCCTCAGCAACAATATACTCGTATTGTTCTCTCTCTTGCTGATTTGCAATCAAGTTGAACAGGAGCAAAAGGAGTAAAAGAAGACAAAAGGCAGCATGTTAGGAACTAAATCCAGCATtcataaaataagatatatGTTTGAAGTTATAATAAATTGAAGTTGACAGGCAACAACACATACAGGTCCTAGATACTTAACGCATTGTTGCCGGAGCTTTGACCTTGGACACTCTTGGAGATCAAGCTCTTTACCGTCTCCTATGTCCAACCTGCAGAAAAACAGTAATCAAAACTTTTACTACTCATGGGCAATCAAACAAGTTAAAATTGTCTCCCAAGAAAACAAGGGAAAAAAATTCTTAGTTCCACTTCTAGTCAACGAAAGTAAGATCAGCCTACCAGTAAAAAAATGGTTGACCAGAATTTGTCTTACACCACTCTTCGTAATATATATGCAAGTTATGCCCATAACGATGCCTTGGATCAATCTACACGTCGCATAttcagaagagaaaaaaaaaatcatcagggttcacaaaaactaTTGCATATTCAAACTCCATTTCACGGAAGAATCCAAAAACAATCCATTATTGAACTCTTAAAGAAAATAGTAGCATAAACAGAATAATTACAGCTTCAATCCAATGCTGAAAAGCCAATTTTAGCGCTTTGTCATCTTTGGATAATCCCTTTCCCACCTGTCCCAAAAAAAGTCGCAGTTTTTCACAAATAGTATCCATCTCATAACAAACACACAACTCCCTTTTCTTTATATATCTATGCGTGTAGAGTGATCGAACCTTTAAGCACAAACATTagaaccaaaaaagaaaaaaaaaattctgctgACCCTGGAAGCATTCAAGGTAACACGATTCCACCTAGAAACTGCAGTTTCTTGTTTAAAGAAATTGAAGAAGGAAATCGTACTGTGGTTCAATCTCGCATAGTCTATTGCTTGCCACCTTCAAATTCACCACAAAACCAAAGTAATCTTATTTAAAAaaccattttataaaaaaatttttaaaaaagaggACGACAATTGATGCACGTACCAGAGCTCTTCCGCCACGACAGCAGAGTCAGCTAACCTGCGCCGGGTGCGATAACTACGATACACCTTCTGCAGCTTCACAGCCGCTTTATCAGAACATGCGCCTTCAGATACTTCCTCTTCCACTTCCACCTCCACCTGCACCACTGGCGAATTCCCGGTGGCATCCATCATACCATCCTCATCACTCAACATCGGCATTTCAAATTCCTCACATTTCCGATCACCGGATTCCGGAGAATGAAGGCCACCAGATTTTACACCATCACTCCCCGTCGACGGCATGTCAGGCGAATCATGGGGTAGGAAATCTCGGGAAATGTCAATTTTATCAAGAGAGTAAGGGAAAGAAGAAGCTAAAGAACGGGCTTCAACCTCCATATCAGAAGAGGACGAAGCTAGAGACCAGTCTCGGATGGATTTCCAAAGACTACGAAATTGTAGAGAAGAAAATGACGCTAAGGCAAAGATTCTCAAACAGAGGGCAGGGAGAGTGACAATTCGGAAAGACAGAAAACGAGAGAGGGCTTCGTCGTCTCGGGTGGGGTTCTGGGAGTTCGACACTTATAGAGTAGCTGTTTGTTTCCTATTTGTGTTTCCcgggaaaaaaaataattattatttatttatttcaacgGAGTAGGAATAAGACGCGCTCATGTAGGTGAAGAAAGGCACTCGCTCTTTTCTGTGAGTGAAAGCCACTAAAGAAAGGAATAAGAATTGCGGTTGTTCTGGTTTGCTTCTTGGCCGGTGGGTTCCTATCAATTACCACTCGGTTTTATTCATTTACTGTAAATCATCCAGTTTTTGAAGTTGACTGTCCAACTGTATtgaatttattagaaaaataagaaaattttatttttattaaaattaattctaaataaattataattattttagtgtaattatattaaattgaaatttattaaatatatattttattaatattacatGTAAATAATgtgttaataaatattttaatttcaaatataaatattatcatatacatttagatttaaaaaaataactaatatgTAAACTTCCTATaagaataaaatgataaattcaatattcataaaataatttttttattttttactcaaaataaaaaaattaatttccttctataattattattaatttttttctccacagttttgttttctttatttaaacaattaaatatatatttacttccTTTATTATTTCAGATTAACTCATTAAACatccaaattaaaattataatatatttaaaatttaaatttataaaatcgtaacaataaaatataaatttattgcatataatataaaataattcagACTAATATTAACGgtgttttaaattttacttattaaatttaaatttttataaaataataaaattatttatttttaattttattaaattataaaaatttaaaatataactaataaaatttaaaatgcagcgagtaaaatgtgtgtttattattttaaataattaatattgatataattaatttatttttaaatgtataCATATAGTATTCAAAGATAGGGTAGGATGACGTAGGTGACGAAGATATAAGGAGGAAAGTAGTAGATTCTAGTGTGAAGAGAGAGAAGAGTTCAGTCGGTGGCTCACGTGTTGATCTCTTTCAGACTAGTTTGGTAATTTTGTACAAAGTAGAAAGTCTCATTTTTCACTTTCCTTGCACCTCACCTGGCTTCAAACGCCAACCtcaatcaatattaaattaatacttttttttctcttattagtAACTGATATTGCAGGGATAAAATTGCTAATATGACTGAAATAAAATTACACTATTATTGATTATAACttataagaaagaaaatatgattataaccaataaaaaaaaaatatgaggCGATGGTGGTGAGTGTTCACGACAATCActctaatatttaaattagtatATCAACGAATAGAAAAATGATGTAATGAATtgtttatagttttaatattagAGAATAATGTACATTTGTTGTTGTAatcattctccttttataccataaaaagaaatatatgaATATAGAATTTCTCATTAATCCGGCAATGATATGGTCGGTTGCTTAATAAGGGATGTTTCCGACTAACGGGTTGGTGATCTTGTAGTTACAAGCGTAATGGAAATACTTTAGACTGTGCTCATTAATGGTAACTTTAGCATCGAGACTCTTCCTGCAAAGAGACAGGCGAGTCTAGATAATAATTTGGATGTTATAATGTCCTTCCTTCTTCAGAATAGACTACTTTTCCTACTTATCTAGTCTTTGTCACATGATTCTATCTCGTAGTGATAACTCATGGTTTATCTTGGACAGTTGTTATGCAATATCAAAGGTGCCCCGCTAGTCTTTGATCCTTCAGATTCAGAGAAAATATCTATTATCGAAGTCATAGGCACGTGGCCCCTTGAGATTAGTTTCTTACTGCTCATATCATTTCGCATATCTAGCTTTTTAATGATGACTGCAATGCTCATTGTGTCACATTTAAAGTCCACTGTCAAAACCGTCCTATAAAATCCCTTTGTCTTCCTCAAATACTATTTTTGCTCTCTTCTGCAACCTTTTGTTTTCAGAAAAACTTGCTTTGCAACTTCTTTTCCATTTTTGCTCCTTACGGACTTATTTTTCCTACTGTAATTctgttttcctttttcttcgATATAAACACGAacacttcttcttctctttccccTAGCAGGGGCTCTTTCTCTAACTCCTCCTCTAGTGACCCCATCCAAGCATTGGCCTCTATAGTTCCGTTAAGGGAGGCTCCAGTGAATAAGGGTGTTCTAATTAGTTAGACTTTGTCTATTCTTTCGGAGCGCGATGTAGATCGTTTGTATGATACTTACCACATTCCTCGTGAGGCATTCCAGGTCTTGGGTCCTTCTCCCCGCGTCCATATTAACAACTTGATTCCTGCTGAGAACactatcattattttttagGAGCAGATGAAGGCAAGTTTTAGATTCTCCCTAGACCTATTTTTTGTGGAGGTTTTTTGCTTTCACAAGctttctgtaacgacctgaaaatcggaccgctaccggcgctaggatccagatcggcataaggccgtcgggacctgtagcaagccaaacactcatcctgtgaacctgtttaatcccatacatgatcaacaacatacataaaaatttgaacttttctttccattcaatcaccaaactcaacctgtgcatgcactatacatagacaTAACCATCAACCCAccctggagtcctcaacaatgctccaatggggtaacataacatacattgagtttggttcaacataaacatctattaaaaacattacatttaaaagatcatgtaaacaaaagggattaacatacaactagggtcaagcacatctctaatccttaatatcatcattacattacataactgtactaAACATCATATATCAacatttctcatgtccacactagctattacatgaccataacttcattactcttgctgacctcctggtctaccctgtacctgcaaacctgggggttaagggagaggggtgagttactagagcccagtgagcagaataataaaacatttatattaaaggttcatgctttcatagaatgcatcacatcacagctaatcatatcaaggatgaacttgtcaccatttagccctctatatattccaatcatgccaggggcgtagtgcaggccacacctgatctttctcttatacataacataacatacataaccaattgtgccaggggcgtagtgcaggccacacccggtctttctcttacatagtgccaggggcgtagtgcaggccacacctggacttccatatcatatcatcattgtaatacccggctagactccggtatcggaatccctaccgtccggtgggacctcggatgtcggaaacctctagaagggtaaaactatgattttatgaaatgttttcatgtatttcatgtttttaagtaagaaattaaatgagtttttgcatgaaaaatctttggaggaaaacccaggttcggccgccgaactttgaggttcggccgccgaacatgcatgcgttttggaggcacgttaggcccccgaaagcatgagtgagggaagtcaaggttcggccgccgaacctcatgttcggccgccgaacatttgcatggatgcggaggcacattcggcccccgaacgtggtctggccagccactataaaagggtcccttagccgaaaatgggcgagctttttctccccatttcggccaaggtgagcattccgccatccttccccaatcttgagttttccttcctttttccatgatctttacaagtttataactttggttttgaagatctttgaacttagaacgagttttggagcttggagaccaaaagttggaacttctcccatctccaagtttagatctcctcaaccctcgatcttcaagaggtaagagccgatcttaagctcaatgtatgatttaaacaagttttatgaagttttaaagggtagaatgcatgttagggtatatgttaaacctatgggtttttgatgactttttgaacaatgtagcttgattgtgtgtgattgaagtgttgtagatggggtatatgcatgtttgaggcccctaggaacttgtatgcatgctttggttgaacaatatgcatgtttggaaggtttggaggcgaaatgtgctaagggagccaagtttctgccctttgacagaaaccaggttcggcagccgaaggtactttcggccgccgaacatggctggggaggcaggcctttcggctgccgaagttgcccccgaaaagagacttttgtctctgtctggcactttcggccgccgaaggtgccgccgaacctacctgagtttcgtctctgtccaggactttcggccgccgaaggtgccgccgaaagtgccctgttcagccatttcttgcatgtttcatgtgatgttttcaggatgttttagggggtttttggggagcattttagagtcatgttcatgtatgtttggtgcctcatttgagtccacctgtgtaggttcggacccgaggaaccgagacccccggttgtgagatagtcgttcagagttcgttgtttaagcttcagttaccaggtgagtggaacaaccccttaagctttaaagtaaatgaataaatgaatgaatcataaagcattacccatgcatcattatgccatgcaatattaggttgtttgcattagaattcacgaatatgttgcattgcatactttgttgttgatgtggatgaatgttgaatgatccattagcccttgtatgtcatgatagcctatgtgagtccaggtgtgcctgctacggctctacgcccctggcactatgactgattatggaagtccgggtgtgcctgctacggctctacgcccctggcatgtataagtaagaaagataggggctaaatggtgacaagttcatccttgttgtgaaatgtttgtgttatggcgcatacatgaaagcatgaataagaaaaagaaagaaaaagttatatgataataataataataaaatgaataataatatacctaaaaatggaggaattaaaacaaatgtttttagtttctgctcactgggctctagtagctcaccccactccctttatccccagagttgcaggtacaggatagaacaagaagtcggctagagtgaagtcaagtcatgtatgttgtaatagatagtagtggacatgaacatgatgtaatgagtatgtatgaccatgtaatgtaatgaatgatttgatgatgtattgaggattatagtagtgcttgacctagaggtgtgtgagtccccattatgtacagattgtttaatgagtaatgatgttaataaccatgattatccaagctgatatgtatgacgatgataccccattggagtatttgatgaggactccagtgtggggtttatgtatgattttgtgcatgcacaggttttgcttggataagagaaaagaaaaaaaaattttacagatcatgtatatgttgctatgtatgggattccacaggtttacaggaggtatgtaggcttgctacgggtcccggcggccttaagccgatctggatcctagcgccggtaacgggtcggatttccgggtcgttacagagtggtatcagagccctaggttcatatgatcggacctagagtgtcgggctcatagatgttctagaaggtcaagcacactaggaaaatcatgtccactaggataggatgtagagtcctgtctatatgatgatatgatatgccatgatgatatgcatgtgcataaatgctatgatgtgatgctatgtatgtgatgagggttcatgtgtttccacatgaaccatatgatgctaatgattgcttgtgctatgtgctgtttttcagaagatagaatgagaggaactcgtcgatctgcacgattgactggagtgccacctcaggacgagggcgctgatgcccgtccttcagctttgcctagggcaatgtccagtaggtccaacagagacagagtagctagagaccctagaaggtctttggatctgggtagaagcagatcagtaaggggaacagtgcagggaggaatgtctgaggatatggaagtagatcagaggagggatggcagtctcggtgtgagcatgccggaagagggcatgggagaatcagaaggaggcactcaggcctcgagttatgtccagccacatcactacccaccctattcacaccatccagggtattcgatgggaggtacatcggattaccccagttttagcccttatcctccacatatgccatacccaccttactacccaccatactctcagtaccccatgtacccacctccacctccctataccagtacagcaaaccctaccccaggggatgttgtacctccaccaccaccagtatctactgtcccggaaacacaagtacccaaacctacctcatctggagggagcaaggtcaagatgaccgattatatgaagctgggtgctccccagtttgaaaccggtgatg
Proteins encoded in this region:
- the LOC110623769 gene encoding histidine-containing phosphotransfer protein 2, producing MCTALVYHIYIYKSHQPLLNLHSSLFTLHFTLSLSLLRIFRLSLMALPLPALKAQLSNFIQSMFDEGLLDGQFAQIQALQDEANPNFIAEVITSFCTDAERIITELNNYMTQPNVDFSKLESCVHQLKGSSSSIGAQRLKLACADLQQAFNEKDKGRCLQALNIITREYCNLGRKFKTLIQLEKRILANESNQQQQDGYNITGST
- the LOC110622141 gene encoding IQ domain-containing protein IQM3 isoform X2, whose translation is MEVEARSLASSFPYSLDKIDISRDFLPHDSPDMPSTGSDGVKSGGLHSPESGDRKCEEFEMPMLSDEDGMMDATGNSPVVQVEVEVEEEVSEGACSDKAAVKLQKVYRSYRTRRRLADSAVVAEELWWQAIDYARLNHSTISFFNFFKQETAVSRWNRVTLNASRVGKGLSKDDKALKLAFQHWIEAIDPRHRYGHNLHIYYEEWCKTNSGQPFFYWLDIGDGKELDLQECPRSKLRQQCQEREQYEYIVAEGKITHKQTGILLDTSNGPMGAKWIFVMSTSKRLYAGEKKKGIFHHSSFLAGGVTLAAGRLTVENGTLKSISPYSGHYRPTEDSFESFLSLLQDNGVNLDEVQINKASEDSDVYDDGKFSTSETMIEVLSRSEPPKLDILNEERDSTSEPSEVAQTKSRGEYTRTLSGGLQSPRAEVPKNAILHRINSKKAAKSYQLGHQLSLKWSTGAGPRIGCVADYPVEVRLQALEFVNLSPRRSPTPSSYRQIAGLASPTAQFTIGIPNGDGTSYI
- the LOC110622141 gene encoding IQ domain-containing protein IQM3 isoform X1, which translates into the protein MEVEARSLASSFPYSLDKIDISRDFLPHDSPDMPSTGSDGVKSGGLHSPESGDRKCEEFEMPMLSDEDGMMDATGNSPVVQVEVEVEEEVSEGACSDKAAVKLQKVYRSYRTRRRLADSAVVAEELWWQAIDYARLNHSTISFFNFFKQETAVSRWNRVTLNASRVGKGLSKDDKALKLAFQHWIEAIDPRHRYGHNLHIYYEEWCKTNSGQPFFYWLDIGDGKELDLQECPRSKLRQQCVKYLGPQEREQYEYIVAEGKITHKQTGILLDTSNGPMGAKWIFVMSTSKRLYAGEKKKGIFHHSSFLAGGVTLAAGRLTVENGTLKSISPYSGHYRPTEDSFESFLSLLQDNGVNLDEVQINKASEDSDVYDDGKFSTSETMIEVLSRSEPPKLDILNEERDSTSEPSEVAQTKSRGEYTRTLSGGLQSPRAEVPKNAILHRINSKKAAKSYQLGHQLSLKWSTGAGPRIGCVADYPVEVRLQALEFVNLSPRRSPTPSSYRQIAGLASPTAQFTIGIPNGDGTSYI